One window of Gavia stellata isolate bGavSte3 chromosome Z, bGavSte3.hap2, whole genome shotgun sequence genomic DNA carries:
- the SMIM15 gene encoding small integral membrane protein 15: MFDIKAWAEYIVEWAAKDPYGFLTTVILALTPLFVISAALSWKLAKMIEAREREQKKKQKRQENIAKAKRTKKD; the protein is encoded by the coding sequence atgttcGATATTAAGGCTTGGGCCGAATACATCGTGGAGTGGGCTGCAAAGGACCCATATGGCTTTCTTACTACAGTGATCTTGGCCCTTACACCATTGTTTGTAATCAGTGCAGCGCTTTCATGGAAGCTTGCAAAAATGATTGAGGCCAGGGAGCGAgagcaaaagaagaaacagaaacgCCAAGAGAACATTGCAAAAGCCAAACGAACAAAGAAGGATTAA